DNA sequence from the Excalfactoria chinensis isolate bCotChi1 chromosome 7, bCotChi1.hap2, whole genome shotgun sequence genome:
CAATGAAGATTTTTAAGAGaagtttgaaatgaaattttgctGAGACAGGAATGTATAGCACTGTTAGACAGCAGTTTGGGCAGTATAGTCCTTTGTGTTCGTCGTAATGTTATTTATCACGCTTTGCTGAGGtgttattacattaaaaaaaaaaaaaaaaaaagctttttattgcatttcttcttcattttattttattttctgttaggATTTTATTTGGCCATCGTCCCTACTGGTGGGTGCATGAAACAATGATTTATCCCAATCAGTCAAGCCCATGCCTTGAACAGTTTCCTATAACATGTGAAACTGGACCAGGTAAGAAATGTTGGAGATGGCATTAAAACATTTAATACATATGGTGGCTTTGGGGGTAAGCAGAGGATGTGACTTACAATGATTCTGTGtggctttaaaaatatgaagtagCTTATGGATATGTAACTTGTACATTATATGCTACAAACCCTGGGAGGAGTTCTAGTGTTTATAACAGCAAGGTAACAGAATAACAGCTCAAGTTTCAGCGTGAGTAGTTGTTGAATTAGGCCTCTGGCTGCTCATATTTGTGGAGCTGTTTTCAATACCAATTGGCTCAGGTATGCCATACTTGATGTATATGAAAGAAATAGAGCAGTTTGGCACATTCCCTGTAAGCATGTtgcttcaggaaaaataaatattactcAAATTTGTTATCTCATGTTCTTTATATggcaatggaaaaataatattcacCAACTCATGCTGTAAAATTATGACAATTATGTAAAGACATCATTATTCAGCTAGCAACTAAATGCTCTACTTTTTAACCATAGTCCAAATCTAAGTCATAGAAAAATGCTATGCTTTCTGATCAGGGTACTGGCTCACACTGGTGTAAGATGGGTGAGCTGTTACCTGCTTGATTACTGGCAAATATTCTGGATTCCAAATAGATGAATCTGCTAAAACATTTATATTGAGAAAACAAGCTTTGAGAAGTAGttattatttctgtctttttttttccctaaatgaTTAGATGCCTGAGTAACTGCCAGTAGCCATTTTCTGTATGTCTGTTATAGCCTTCATTTTTAAGCTTAAACTTTTTGATTTTATTAGGGAGCCCATCTGGGCATGCCATGGGATCTTCCTGCGTCTGGTATGTGATGGTAACGGCAGCACTTAGCTACACTGTGAGGTGGAAAGAGAAATCAGCAGTTACCCTTCACAGGTCAGTATCTTCCCATTATGATAACTCATAATGATTTTTCTTAACATGTTATGCCTTTAATGGACTTATTTTAACCAAATATTCATAGTAGCTTTTATCCagtttgaaaaaaacaaaaaaaacaacaacaacaaaaaaaaacacacacacacacacaaaaaccaaaaaacaaacaaaaaataccccACACACTGTAATTTACTTCAGCTGAAGACAAAGAATATTTAGAAGAGTTACGCATTTCTATAGGTTGGTATGTCATAACTTACAGACATTACATCATGATCTGTCTGAATCAGCCTCCCATTTCAGACTGTATCGGGTATTTAGTGTCAGAAATTTTAAGTTCTATTATCAATTTTTTTACATGCTGGATCTTTTTTATTACTGCATTAATGTACTTCTTCCGTGGTAGTCATTCTTACCctatttaaagcaaacacaTAATGCTAGCAGAGTTCACTGTACCATGTTATTCAGCTCTGTGGGAAATCCCTGTATTTACTTTGGTGTCTGTGCTTTCCAAGCTTGGCAAGGTTGTCCCTATATTACACCAAATTAATGATGCTTTGTGTTTGAATATGCCTTTATGATGCTAAATATGTTCAAGGCAATAGTTCTAATTTAACTTGCCTTTCATCACTAAAATATGATAGTGTCAAGATCTGGAACTACTGAGATCTGTTCTTGCAGCCTTGGATGTGGCTGCAAGAGAATAACTAAACTACTCTTGCTAGTATTTTAGTACTTACTTCCAGTCTTTAATATTATGATTCTAAACTCCTCTACTTGTAAGTCTCTGCTCGGTTAAAAGACGAGCTTGACACAAATGCACCTGGTGTAAATTACAAGGTGAAATATAAGGTGAAAATTTTTAagcatctttctttctcctcttagACTGATGTGGTCGTTACTCTGGACTGTTTTTTGGATTATCCAGATCAGCGTGTGCATCTCAAGAGTATTCATAGCAACACATTTCCCTCATCAAGTTATTCTTGGAGTATTTGCTGGTaatgttgctattttttctttccttcatataTGCAAAATCCAAAAATTCTGAAATGACAGAGACAACTCCATGTAattcagagatatgatttagcagagggttgttagagttagggtacttgatgatcttcgaggtcttttccaacctgggtaattctatgattctgtgtggGAGATGCAGTCTGGCCTAAGGCATGTCtcctatcagaaaaaaatggagcttGGCATTTAATACCTCTTTTCCAAACATAGCAGTTTTGAGTGAGAGAAAAGTCTTTCTTTTATCTATCACAGAAGTGTTAAATTGCTTGTATGTGAATGCATTTTTATCTATGTGTATTTATACAAATGTGTGTGGATAATTATGTGTattcttctgtcttcaaaagTCACATCCTACAGGGACACTGTAAGAAGTACTTCTTTAATGTTAGTGTGTTGTTCCCTGTAACGCTGACTTTCTTATCCACAGGAATTGTTGTGGCAGAAGCATTTGAGCATACCCCTGCTATTCAGACAGCAAGCTTGAGAATGTACATCAAGAcaaacttgtttcttttcatctttgccCTTGGTTTTTACCTAGTCCTCAAGCTTCTTGATATTGACTTGCTGTGGTCTGTTCCAAAGGCCAAGAAGTGGTGTGCCAATCCAGACTGGATAAACATTGACACAACTCCATTTGCTGGACTGGTGAGAAATTTAGGTGCATTCTTTGGCTTAGGTATTGGTATTAATTCTGAAATGTTCACCACCAGCTGCAAAGGTACAAACAGCTGTAAGATAAGTTTCCGCGTGCTGTGTATAGCTGCTTCTTTAGCTACACTACAGCTGTATAACTTTGTTAAGATACCTACTCATACTGAGTATTTGTTCTACATTCTCTCTTTTTGTAAGAGCGCAGCTATGCCTCTGACTGTAGTTGCCTTGGTTCCATACTGTGTCCACACGTTAATGAGGAGAACTGATAAGAAATGTAATTAGATAAGGTTTCCAAATGGTTGCCAGTGCAAGGATATGAACTGTTCAGGAGCCCTCCACAAAGACAGTTCTAACTCATGTTAACCAAGGGGAATCCACTGCACCTTTGTGCTCCTGGTAAGTAGCCTGCATATCCCAAATCAGTGCATTTGATAATGGTTTTGGCAGCTCAGAAATATTAAGTAGTTGCTGATGTTATTCCTAGAAGCGTTGCAATGAAGGATGCTGCAGTATGGTTTTCTAACAATACTCGGAGTCCTGCTGAAGTTTTAAAGTCAAGTATTATTGGCTAGTTTTTAGTTCTGTCCATTGCCAACTAGATGGTGCTTTGGGTCTCAGTGGTATGTAGTGATACacaatatttaatttctttaaacgTAGATGTGTGCTAAACTAGCTAATGGTGTGACAGTATTACACCACCTACAACTGTACGGCTGTCCCCAAGCACTGTGAAAAAGAGCAATGCAGTTATCAGGAAGGTTTTCTATAGGTTTATCTTCTTGCGCTTCCTGAGCCAACAGCTTCTGCTTAAGCCAGATGcgaaaaaaaataaaggaaaatttgTTCCAATTAGACTCTGTAGAACATATTGTTGCATTACTGTGAGTTTTgccatttttacttttaaaaatgatcaCAGAAATCATGAATGATGATGATTACATCTTTGATATTGAAAATATGTGTATATGATATAGTAAATATTGTAGTCCTGTACAGAGCAGCCAATGAAGAAAGCTGTCAATCACAAAACTAACTCAGCTTATGTCCTCAAGCTCATGCTCCTGTACTGCAAGTGTAGATTAGTTTAATTTTGTCATTTCAAGAGCCGCATGTGAGAATCAAGTTACTGCTTCTATAAATCATGACAATGGGATTGAAGAGTAAGCTTGGCTTATGCACAGAAGTAAATAATATGCTAAATGTAAATTTATTATGTAGAACTGATGCTATACCAATGGAAAGCcacctgctttccttttttcccttattaTTCGTTATTTGCCATCTATTGTTGCTATTCACTTTCACCGCCCAACCCCTAAGCAATATCATCCTTATAATACTGAGTATACATGTAGCATAAGGCTATAAAATGAGGTTAATGAGGGCTGTGTATGTGTGATCTGACAGCAATACAGCTTAGAAAATGTTAGCATTTCCAGTTATCTGTAGGATGTAAACAATCTTATTTAAGTGGGAAAACAAGGCAAATAGTTTGTTTTGGCCTTTGGGAATGCACAATACAAATTACAGGGACATCCTTTCTTAAAAGCCTTCTTAGACTGTTTGGACATTTAAAAAGTTTTATCAGTCTGAGGAGCGCTCTGCTTTACATAACTGCCATTGTCATCTTCAGTGATTCTCTGAACTCTTCTCCCACAGCACTTGGCTTGAAACCAACTTTATCTATAATTATGGCTCTTTAAAATTTAAGCAAGTATGACTAAGACAATGGGACTGGAAACAAATAATGAAGAACTAAAAGACAGCTATGACAAAGATTTCTCCTGCATTCAATTTGCTCCGTGCTTGGTTATTCCCTCGTAGAATGTAACCTACAAAGCACCGGAAGGTTGGTCTAGTCATCCTTCTGTCCCTCTGTCCTGGCCAGCAGTAGGAGATGCTCTATACATAGCAATCTGGCTATTGCAGCAATGTTTGGGCCTTCTGACAATGTGAGCACTTTTAAGAGAGGAATTATGAGTAGACAGATATCACATTTCATGCTGTCAGATCTCTGATTGCAGTTTAGTCCCTTCATACAGGTACTACAGGAATTTAACTGGTTTGAATAGCACACAGCTACAAAATGGCAGGAGGTGGCAACCAAGAATGTGCAGGAGCAACACAACTTTCGTACACCGTGAGTGCCTTCTGATAGCCAGTATGTCTGTATAATACATAACTCTCAATATGTGGAACAATAGCACTTTAAAGTCAATTATGTGGTTTCACGAGATTCTGCTGAAGGCATTCTGTAAGTGGAATTGTATAAACcttgaaatttctttttgctgcctGGAATTAAGACATGGATCCTATTGAAGCTTTCAACCTTCCACCTTTAATCAAGTTTTAGCAGTTGTACTGTTGCACAGTTTTATAAGAAACTCCATTGTGGGGTGACTTGTTACAAAGAACTCCTCTGCATACATGTCAGCTGCAGATATCGGGATGCTGAGAATCACTTTTCCAGTTAATACTCTGTTATTCCAAATCTAGATGTAAATTGTCATACTGTAATTTGTCAGTATTCCCAATCACTACTCAGTAACATTCCACGAAAACATGCAGTAGAACTTACTTATAAAAAAACTTCCACAGGTACAGGTCACTGGCAGAGGAAGATACTTCCTGATCTCTGTTGCTCAGAACCATTGTTCTGTTTAAGCTCTGCTTAATATGAACAGCTGCTTAATTATGGctaaaaattcttttcttttccccttcacagtttctgtaaaaaataatttccaaaggcagtgctgtgccttctgaaaaaaaacatacacGCTATCTGCCATTGTCTCAATAGAAGTAATTTAAATAACCACACCAATCAATTACCTATAGGATTTTACATTGAATTATCTAAAGCATTTTTTGATATTAATTCTATTTGGCAGCTTTGATCAGAGCAGTGAGTGTAGGAAAACTGAGACTTACCAGGTTATATTCCTcatctgaattatttatttccttgctgttgTGAAGCTGCCTTCTTTGTGGGCACCTACTTACTGGTTTTACTGGAAGGGTACTGCTACATCAAGCTGAGGGCTCCACGTGTTCGCTTTGTACCCACGGCAACCTGGCCTCTTCCAGCAACGCAGCTGAAGTAGGCATGGAATGAAGTGGCGTGAAGGGTCAAGGCCTTGTACTCAGGAGGAGCCTATCTATTGTAATCCTCTGTAGAGCAGAACGTCAGGAGGAATTTGAATGCTTCAATAATACACCCTTGTGCTTGAGATTGCATTTTAATTCATACAGCTTACCTCTAGAACTGGCAGTTTCCAGAACACCAGAACGGAGTTTTCCTTGACTGTTAATTAGGGGAGGGATGGGACTGTGCAGTCTGACTGCAGGTGGTGGCAATTTTCCAGCTCACCAGTGAACATCTTCCTATTTCAGGCATTCTCTCCCTTTGCAGTGAGCTAAAAACTATTTCCTGAATGCATTAGCCTATGCTTAGTTCCCTCCGTGTACCTGATCAATTGCTTAACCATAAAGCTACATAGATTAAAGGTACTGCATAACTCACAGTACCACAGAACACTTTCTACCACAGAGGGGTACCAGCACATACATACCTACTGCAAAGTATTTGTACAGATAAATAGTCTTTGAAATGTACTATCACAGTAATTCAGCTAATTGGGGCTCCAGTGGTAACTAGCTTATAGTATGCTCCTTCCATTGCCATTAGTTCATCATGAGTGCCCTGTTCAATGATGATTCCTTGTGACATCACAGCAATGATATCAGCATTCTCGATTGTGGAGAGGCGGTGGGCAATGACGATGCAGGTGCGCCCTTCTCTAGCCTTATCCAGCGCTGCTTGCACAGTCTGAAAGcaacaaagagagcagcagagtgAACATGGGCAGATCAAATTGGGGCTCAGAGCTGGAGAGGTCTGACTGCTTCAGACTGATTAACCATATTGTACAGTACTTGTacaaaaaagggaaagataaaaatagaGTAAAAATTAAATGGCAAGGAAAGTCTTTTTTTCAGCTGACATGCTCAGCTTGGATGTGCTTCTAAatttctgccatttctccaaTCTCCATGTGTGACCAAGGCAAAGAATTTATTGCCTGGCTGTTAGGCCctgcactgctgtttttattggATATCCAGTCTCCTCATTTGTATGCTTGAATACActtctgttgtggtttaatttgtatttatgaAAGATTCTCACTGAATGCTGTGGAACCCAGGGAATTAGTATGCACAGTACTTAGAAAGTGCTGCTTTGTAATGACAGTTTACAAGTCTCTGTAGCTGGCCATTGACTTTATAGCCGTTGACTTTAAGATCATTAGAAGTGTAAGTGCTGAAAATTAGCAATGGGAAATAATGCTGTGGTCATGTGGTCTTTGTACAGCAGGCATTGTACCTTGTAAGCCATTGCATTCATTTTCCCTTATTTCTTATCACTGCAAATTTACCTTTTCACTTTCTGTGTCTAAGGCAGATGTAGCTTCATCCAATAATAAAATTTTAGGATCTCGTATGATGGCCCTCGCAATAGCAATGCGTTGTTTTTGCCCACGAGACAGCTGAGATCCTTGAGCACCAACATTAGtttcatatttctgaaaaatatgcaaaagGAAGATCTTTACCTAGCTGTAAAGAAACAAGTACACAGTCTGAAGGAGCAAGCAGGAGGAGAGAGGCTGGAGCTCTGACCGCTGCTGTCTCCTCCTTAAATAATCTGGGAAGACAGAAATACTTGAAGCAGATAGAGATGTTCAGGGAGATATCTTTGaaccatgattttttttaatatggtaACAGGCCTGAAAAATTTGATGGCAAGATGATGGCAGATTTGtctgaagcaaaagaaatccCTGACCTAAatttgggagaagaggctgaaagTCACTGTGGGGCTGACTGGAcgagtgttttgttttcatgcctAAGTTATATACATATCTTTCATGTTCTTATGATTATGTCTGTAtgatttcagtgctttaaatACCTCTTCAGTGCACAGAAGCAGCCAGCTTCAAGCGTTTTGACCGAGGTATTGTACCCTAATTGCACGGTAGCACCCCCACAGCTGAGAACAGGATCTGTATTTCCTGACACCGTATAATGCTTTGACTGCTGAACTAtacttcctcttttttcttgtcAATTGCTTTGAGAATCTTCCCATTTCTCCTAATTTAGAATTATGTTATTTATAGCTTCATAAATGTCTGCCTACTGTGTAAGAAAACAGTAACAAGTCACACCAAGCTCTCAGAAACAGACAGTGGTGTTTTCTCCTAACATGCTA
Encoded proteins:
- the G6PC2 gene encoding glucose-6-phosphatase 2 isoform X1 — translated: MDLLHSNGVLIIQHLQRDYRAYQDFLNFMSHVGDPRNIFSFYFPLWFQLNQVVGTKMIWVAVIGDWFNLIFKWILFGHRPYWWVHETMIYPNQSSPCLEQFPITCETGPGSPSGHAMGSSCVWYVMVTAALSYTVRWKEKSAVTLHRLMWSLLWTVFWIIQISVCISRVFIATHFPHQVILGVFAGIVVAEAFEHTPAIQTASLRMYIKTNLFLFIFALGFYLVLKLLDIDLLWSVPKAKKWCANPDWINIDTTPFAGLVRNLGAFFGLGIGINSEMFTTSCKGTNSCKISFRVLCIAASLATLQLYNFVKIPTHTEYLFYILSFCKSAAMPLTVVALVPYCVHTLMRRTDKKCN
- the G6PC2 gene encoding glucose-6-phosphatase 2 isoform X2 translates to MIWVAVIGDWFNLIFKWILFGHRPYWWVHETMIYPNQSSPCLEQFPITCETGPGSPSGHAMGSSCVWYVMVTAALSYTVRWKEKSAVTLHRLMWSLLWTVFWIIQISVCISRVFIATHFPHQVILGVFAGIVVAEAFEHTPAIQTASLRMYIKTNLFLFIFALGFYLVLKLLDIDLLWSVPKAKKWCANPDWINIDTTPFAGLVRNLGAFFGLGIGINSEMFTTSCKGTNSCKISFRVLCIAASLATLQLYNFVKIPTHTEYLFYILSFCKSAAMPLTVVALVPYCVHTLMRRTDKKCN